A single genomic interval of Arthrobacter sp. NicSoilB8 harbors:
- a CDS encoding glutamine amidotransferase, translated as MCGIAALQLRNPSLHPQMGSLLSSMLCQIVDRGPDSAGLAVYDTPGLVSEGTATLSLLGKDQGLPVTDITAALAALLPSAAAAVKVVGDTTLVSAAVGTGLLVKAVSETLPQATIIGRGEHVAVMKSVGHPMEIAAEHGLEAMSGSQGLSHTRMATESAVTAGGSHPFSVADDLCLVHNGSFSNHATIRRNLVRDGVVFDSDNDTEVGARYIASRLQQGDDLETALTNLGKVFDGFYTLVVTTADSMAVVRDPIACKPAIIAETDDYVAMASEYRALAALPGIETARIFEPEPGKVYTWSL; from the coding sequence ATGTGTGGAATAGCCGCGCTGCAGCTGCGCAACCCTTCGCTGCACCCCCAGATGGGGAGCCTCCTGTCATCCATGCTGTGCCAGATTGTGGACCGCGGGCCGGACTCTGCCGGGCTGGCCGTCTACGACACCCCGGGCCTGGTCTCCGAAGGAACCGCCACGCTCAGCCTGCTCGGCAAGGACCAGGGCCTGCCCGTCACCGACATCACGGCAGCGCTGGCTGCCCTCCTCCCGTCGGCCGCAGCAGCCGTGAAGGTGGTGGGTGACACCACGCTCGTGAGTGCCGCCGTCGGGACCGGGCTGCTCGTCAAGGCCGTCAGCGAGACGCTCCCGCAAGCCACCATCATTGGCCGCGGCGAACACGTGGCCGTCATGAAGAGCGTCGGCCACCCCATGGAGATCGCCGCCGAGCACGGGCTGGAAGCGATGTCCGGCAGCCAGGGTCTCTCGCACACCCGCATGGCCACCGAATCCGCCGTCACCGCCGGAGGATCCCACCCCTTCTCCGTGGCGGATGACCTGTGCCTGGTGCACAACGGCTCCTTCTCCAACCACGCCACCATCCGGCGAAACCTGGTGCGTGACGGCGTCGTCTTCGACTCCGACAACGACACCGAAGTGGGCGCGCGCTACATCGCCTCCCGCCTGCAGCAGGGCGACGACCTCGAAACGGCGCTCACCAACCTCGGCAAGGTCTTCGACGGCTTCTACACCCTGGTGGTCACCACCGCCGACAGCATGGCCGTGGTCCGGGACCCGATCGCCTGCAAGCCCGCCATCATCGCCGAAACAGACGACTACGTGGCCATGGCCTCCGAATACCGCGCCCTGGCAGCCCTGCCCGGCATCGAAACAGCCCGCATCTTTGAACCGGAACCCGGAAAGGTCTACACATGGTCACTCTGA
- a CDS encoding ammonium transporter, with protein sequence MNSGDVAWILAASALVCMMIPALALFYGGMVGSRRILNMMMMCFGGVSIVAVLWAVFGYSIVFGNSVGGAGLIGDVTEYFGMEQLLAEDPAAPIPAALFAAFQLFFAGITTAIIAGAAAGRMKFGAWMTFAALWATLVYFPVAHWVFAFTSADGSVTGGWIVNSLKAIDFAGGTAVHMNAGVAALALALVLGRSAGWPKSEHAKPHSRPLVLVGAGLLWAGWFGFNAGSALTAGQSASVVFLNTAVAGAAGLLAWTLVERFRLGSASSMGAASGLISALVAITPACGAVSPLGALAIGAIAGAVCSLAIELKFRLGFDDSLDVVGVHLIGGIIGTLLIGLFATDAAPNKVNGLFYGGGLDLLGIQAVATVAVLAYSFAVTWIIAKVLNVTMGLRIHEADELLGIDIAAHSEAAYLIDEEPVELGSPHRA encoded by the coding sequence ATGAATTCTGGAGATGTCGCCTGGATCCTCGCCGCCAGCGCCTTGGTCTGCATGATGATCCCCGCCCTGGCCCTGTTTTACGGAGGCATGGTGGGGTCCCGCCGGATCCTGAACATGATGATGATGTGCTTCGGCGGCGTGAGCATCGTCGCCGTGCTGTGGGCCGTGTTCGGATACTCGATAGTCTTCGGCAACTCGGTCGGCGGCGCCGGCCTCATAGGCGACGTCACCGAGTATTTCGGCATGGAGCAGCTGCTCGCCGAAGACCCGGCCGCACCCATACCGGCGGCCCTGTTCGCGGCCTTCCAGCTGTTTTTCGCCGGTATCACCACCGCGATCATTGCCGGCGCCGCTGCGGGGCGCATGAAATTCGGCGCCTGGATGACGTTCGCAGCCCTCTGGGCAACGCTGGTCTACTTTCCGGTCGCTCACTGGGTTTTCGCCTTTACCTCGGCAGACGGCAGCGTCACCGGAGGGTGGATCGTCAACAGCCTCAAGGCCATCGACTTCGCCGGCGGAACCGCAGTGCACATGAACGCCGGCGTCGCCGCCCTCGCCCTTGCCCTGGTCCTGGGACGCAGCGCGGGCTGGCCGAAGAGCGAACACGCCAAACCCCACAGCCGGCCCCTCGTCCTGGTAGGCGCCGGGCTGCTCTGGGCCGGATGGTTCGGCTTCAACGCCGGGTCCGCCCTCACCGCGGGCCAGTCCGCATCCGTCGTATTCCTGAACACCGCGGTGGCCGGCGCCGCCGGCCTGCTCGCCTGGACACTGGTGGAACGGTTCAGGCTCGGCAGCGCCAGCAGCATGGGAGCCGCCTCCGGCCTGATCTCGGCCCTCGTCGCTATCACCCCGGCGTGCGGCGCGGTCAGCCCGCTCGGCGCCCTGGCCATCGGGGCCATCGCCGGCGCCGTATGCTCCCTGGCCATTGAACTGAAGTTCCGGCTGGGCTTCGATGACTCGCTCGACGTCGTCGGGGTGCACCTGATCGGCGGCATCATCGGAACGCTCCTGATCGGCCTCTTCGCTACCGACGCTGCCCCGAACAAGGTAAACGGGCTCTTCTACGGCGGGGGCCTGGACCTCCTCGGCATCCAGGCCGTGGCAACCGTGGCCGTGCTCGCCTACTCCTTTGCCGTGACGTGGATTATCGCCAAGGTCCTCAACGTCACCATGGGGCTCCGGATTCACGAGGCCGATGAACTGCTCGGTATCGACATCGCGGCCCACTCCGAGGCCGCCTACCTGATCGATGAAGAACCCGTCGAGCTCGGCTCCCCGCACCGTGCCTAG
- a CDS encoding protein glxC has protein sequence MVTLTAPETAHTSTATAGTASAGATLIDGATLIDLAGSSVRDLNQALHQATDGQAWTVKTPGGKHSLAVGIDADIDVTIDGHAGYYAAGMHQKGEVTINGNAGVGLAENIMSGKVHVTGDASQSAAATGHGGLVVIDGNAGARCGISMKGVDIVVGGNIGHMSAFMAQAGRLVVCGHAGEALGDSIYEARIYVRGTVASLGADCIEKPMTAEHLDELAGLLAAAGRTEDPADFRRYGSARNLYHFSVHNSTSY, from the coding sequence ATGGTCACTCTGACAGCCCCCGAAACCGCCCACACCTCGACAGCCACAGCAGGCACCGCAAGCGCCGGCGCCACCTTGATTGACGGCGCCACCCTGATCGACCTGGCCGGAAGCTCCGTCCGCGACCTCAACCAGGCCCTGCACCAGGCCACCGACGGCCAGGCCTGGACCGTCAAAACCCCGGGCGGGAAACACAGCCTCGCGGTCGGGATCGACGCCGACATCGACGTGACCATTGACGGCCATGCCGGCTACTACGCCGCCGGCATGCACCAAAAAGGCGAGGTGACCATCAACGGGAACGCCGGCGTCGGGCTCGCCGAAAACATCATGTCCGGAAAAGTGCACGTCACCGGGGACGCCTCCCAGTCGGCGGCGGCCACCGGCCACGGCGGTCTCGTGGTGATCGACGGCAACGCCGGAGCGCGCTGCGGCATCTCCATGAAGGGCGTGGACATCGTGGTCGGCGGGAACATCGGCCACATGTCAGCCTTCATGGCCCAGGCCGGCCGGCTGGTGGTCTGCGGCCATGCCGGGGAAGCCCTCGGTGACTCCATCTACGAGGCCCGGATCTACGTCAGGGGAACCGTTGCATCGCTGGGGGCGGACTGCATCGAAAAGCCCATGACCGCCGAACACCTCGACGAGCTCGCCGGCCTGCTCGCCGCAGCCGGCCGCACCGAGGACCCGGCGGATTTCCGGCGCTACGGATCGGCCCGGAACCTCTACCACTTCAGCGTCCACAACTCGACGTCGTACTAA
- the glnT gene encoding type III glutamate--ammonia ligase — MTSLATPALPSASALSTAAVPTNAGDISLADIARAHDVRFILATFVDMTGKPCAKLVPVEAADELERGAMGFAGYAAGLIGQKPQDSDLIAVPDLASFTPVPFIREGLAIVHCDPHVDGKPWPYAPRVILKNTLSRLAGQGMQAKVGAEVEYFLVNKNPDGSLSTADARDDSPRPCYDARGVTRMYDHLSSISEAMNGLGWGNYANDHEDAAGQFEQNFNYADALTTADRVVTLRYILNILAEQRGMTATFMPKPFTDRTGTGLHFHLSLWSGAKALFPGDDGGRGLGLSGLAYSFIGGILNHAPALQAFLAPTVNSYKRSGATTSSSGATWSPRKASFGGNDRTHMIRVPDEKRIELRSGDGSANPYLAIATAIEAGLDGVANATDPGAPSGPGEAKPEAHLLPATLLHAVEALRRDPVILASLSGDEEIGRYYADAKEEEFLSWHNQVSDWEIRAYLTSI; from the coding sequence ATGACAAGTCTCGCAACCCCTGCACTACCAAGTGCCTCTGCGCTATCAACCGCCGCGGTCCCGACGAACGCCGGAGACATTTCCCTGGCGGACATCGCCAGGGCCCATGACGTCCGCTTCATTCTTGCCACGTTCGTCGACATGACCGGCAAGCCCTGCGCCAAGCTGGTTCCGGTCGAGGCCGCGGACGAGCTCGAGCGCGGAGCCATGGGGTTTGCCGGCTACGCGGCCGGACTGATCGGCCAGAAGCCGCAGGACTCCGACCTCATTGCGGTCCCCGATCTGGCCTCCTTCACGCCCGTGCCGTTCATCCGCGAGGGCCTGGCGATCGTGCACTGCGATCCGCACGTGGACGGCAAGCCGTGGCCCTATGCCCCGCGCGTCATTCTGAAGAACACGCTCTCCCGCCTTGCCGGGCAGGGAATGCAGGCCAAGGTGGGCGCGGAAGTGGAGTACTTCCTGGTCAACAAGAACCCCGACGGCTCCCTGAGCACAGCCGACGCCCGTGACGACTCGCCCCGCCCCTGCTACGACGCCCGCGGCGTCACCCGCATGTACGACCACCTGAGCTCCATCTCGGAGGCGATGAACGGCCTGGGCTGGGGCAACTACGCCAACGACCACGAGGACGCAGCCGGCCAGTTTGAACAGAACTTCAACTACGCCGACGCCCTCACGACGGCGGACCGGGTGGTCACTTTGCGCTACATCCTGAACATCCTTGCGGAGCAGCGCGGCATGACCGCCACGTTCATGCCCAAGCCCTTCACCGACCGGACCGGCACCGGCCTGCACTTCCACCTCTCGCTGTGGTCCGGCGCCAAGGCGCTGTTTCCCGGGGACGACGGCGGACGGGGACTCGGGCTGTCAGGCCTTGCGTACTCGTTCATTGGCGGCATCCTCAACCACGCGCCGGCGCTCCAGGCGTTCCTGGCCCCGACGGTCAACTCCTACAAGCGTTCCGGGGCGACCACAAGTTCCTCCGGCGCCACCTGGTCGCCCCGGAAGGCCTCGTTCGGCGGAAACGACCGAACCCACATGATCCGGGTCCCGGACGAAAAACGGATCGAACTCCGCTCCGGGGACGGCTCCGCCAACCCCTACCTGGCCATCGCCACGGCGATTGAAGCCGGGCTGGACGGGGTCGCGAACGCCACCGACCCGGGAGCGCCCTCCGGCCCCGGCGAGGCGAAGCCGGAGGCCCACCTTCTTCCCGCGACGCTGCTGCACGCCGTCGAGGCCCTGCGCCGTGACCCGGTCATCCTCGCCAGCCTCAGCGGCGATGAGGAAATCGGCAGGTACTACGCGGACGCCAAGGAAGAGGAGTTCCTGAGCTGGCACAACCAGGTCAGTGACTGGGAAATCCGCGCATATTTGACTTCAATCTAG